The DNA region CCATAGACTCATTCATAGCTCATAAATTCGTTTAATAagtactaataaatactaaaccAAGCAGTTCACTTCCAATCAGTTTTTGGTTTTCTTGTAATTTGTCTCATCCCTGAAAGGATGCTATCAAAAAGCTAAAACAATTAAGAAGATTAAAAAGTTTGGAGAGAATAGGTATCCGTACCTCAATAATCTCTTCTTCTTGGACAAAACCAATGACTTGCTCTACTTTATCGCAGTAGCTTATGGTGAGTTCTTGTAGATGCAACATGCTTTGAGATAGGCAAGGTGAGAAGATTGTTTTTAGTTTATCGCAATTTGAAATTGTTACAACCTTTAGTCTCGTGAGGCTTACAATTTCTTGATGTGATGGTTCTAATTTCCATATGCTCTCCAAGTTCGGTAATAAATCTAGATTCAATATTGCTAAATTTGATAGAAGTGCTATCTGACATTGCACATTTTCAGAAAGTTCATTGATTTGAAATATCACTTGTAACTGCTGACAATATTTGATGATCACTTGCTTAAGGTTTTGCAAGAACCTAGTCGGAGAAAGACCGAAGCACAACCCTTTCAATGAAACCATGCTTCGTATATTTAATTCCACCAAATTACATAATGCAACACTTGGCCCCTGATCCCTTGTTATAACAGTCAAGAATTCCATATCATCGCAAGATTGAAGCTTCAAAGAAGTCAACTCATTTACACCCATTTCACCTATGCTTGGCACGATGTTCTTTTGTCCACTAACATTCTCTAACTTCAACTTTTCCACATTGTAAAATAAATTGCTAAATGCACTCAATGAGGATGAGAAGTCATGAATTTTCAATGTTCTAAACGCCGACTCATAGGTAAAATCCCCATTTACAACTATAGTGTACATTTGTAGTTTAGGGAACACAAAATCTTCTTGAGAAAATTGATCAGTAGAAAGTCTCAATGATAGCGCAGTTAAACAAGACAATGAATTCAACTCCAATAAGTTGATAGTGATTTTGCTTTGCAAATGTAACTCTTGCAATGAAGTCAATCTGttatattcataattaaaaagaaaaaaacagcattaattttcaagttatgtGACACAAATACAAGGtccaaaaaagggaaaaaaaatctcATGTGAGTCAATTATTTGTGTTTAAAAgaacacatttttattttttatgtgaaaagattaaatcatataattttgaaaaaaaagttaaatattggGTGCAAATATCATATAATTTATGGCATGTACACTTTTTACAGCagattttttaaaactaaaatttatctctaaatgaaaaaaatataaatgccttttcaataatttataaaaaaaaaggtgcaatgattgaaattaaaaaatgaaaagttttcatttgaacaaaattgaaaaattatgaaaaaaaattcaaacattgaTAAAAGTTTATATATCATTAATGAATTTATATATCTTGTATATCAAGTAAacaaaatactttaaaatttataaaagtattcaaaaaaataaacattttgaaattcaaaaactataaaaaaaaagcaTGAAGTAAATATGAATTACCATGCGGACTTTCATGTTTAAAAACTtaacattttagttagtatttccattataaaaataattctaaCACATTTTAAAAAGTTGATGCTCAAATTCGTCTCTTTTTAAAATGTTCagaatcaaatttaactaaaaaagaaaagaataaagactaaattgataaatcaTGCAAATGTTAAGGGCTAACctttaagttattttttaaaatatttattaagttgaatatttgaaatatatattgtgCAAGGAATATGTGTTAAAACTagtattctaaaataaaaaatacctattaaagtaattaataggaaaataaatgatgtcaaaagaaatatgaatatGATAAAAAAGAAGATTACCTTGACAGCAAGCTTGGGTGGATTCTCATTTCTGATTCCTCATAAAATTGATCTTTAGAAAGACGTAAATATTTCAGTGTAGACAATTTCACTAATTCTTCACTTATCTCATCAATCTCAGTGTCAAACAATGCAAGAATCTCAAGATTTGTCAGTGATGATGGGAAGTTTTTAAGCTCGCAACTATCACAACACAAAGTTTTGAGATTCGGTAAGGAAGGGAATCCTTTTGCTGAGAAACTGACATTTCGAAGATATAAAACTTGGAGGGCTTTCATTTCTTCAAAAAATGTACTGGAAACCACTAGTAAATCATCCCAATCCTCCCCCTCAAGAAACAAAGTCTTGAGCTTAGAAAATTCCACTTTGTCAGGAAATTTTATGTTACTACTACAATTCCATAAAGCGATTGCAGTGTAACATTCAAAACTTTCAACCATATCAGGCCATTCTTTCAACTTATCTTTTACCATGATCCTATTTTCCCCGGTTGATGTTAGCCAATGAGCAAAATCTCGAACCACATCATGCATTCTTATCCTTTCTGCACCATCAATTTCCAATAACAAGCC from Gossypium hirsutum isolate 1008001.06 chromosome A04, Gossypium_hirsutum_v2.1, whole genome shotgun sequence includes:
- the LOC107939637 gene encoding probable disease resistance protein At4g27220, whose translation is MRITLYVTNQAMECASPYLRYFFCYGEIVQDFTNHRNALKLRKQRVDTRVDEAKRQIEVIYEDVEDWLKRAEKELEETQNLQDEIDRVKCFKWCPQWGWRYCLSKKLAEKTPIISQLLGTSNFAQVGYRGSYQGIEFITSMDFMDSVSSKSALNQIMEAINAKDVNMIGLYGMPGVGKTTLAKEVGKHVGEKKLFNNVVMFTVSQNPNINEIQDKVADIFGLKFQTKTQEGRAEELWLRLKVEKDIFIIVDNLWKEIKLERFGIPFGVEHEGCKILLTTRHQQVCTKMNCQKEIHLGILSEDEAWVLFRDQAGLEGNSSALNNEAKEVAAQCKGLPLAIVVVARALKGEGLDLNGWKAVNQRFKDSRHLDNEVFGDVLQPLKLSYDYLKKGNNQTTENDIQMCFLLCSLFPEDTEIPIEGLIMCGIGVGLFPNANSIEDKRNEIGMALKKLQKSGLLLEIDGAERIRMHDVVRDFAHWLTSTGENRIMVKDKLKEWPDMVESFECYTAIALWNCSSNIKFPDKVEFSKLKTLFLEGEDWDDLLVVSSTFFEEMKALQVLYLRNVSFSAKGFPSLPNLKTLCCDSCELKNFPSSLTNLEILALFDTEIDEISEELVKLSTLKYLRLSKDQFYEESEMRIHPSLLSRLTSLQELHLQSKITINLLELNSLSCLTALSLRLSTDQFSQEDFVFPKLQMYTIVVNGDFTYESAFRTLKIHDFSSSLSAFSNLFYNVEKLKLENVSGQKNIVPSIGEMGVNELTSLKLQSCDDMEFLTVITRDQGPSVALCNLVELNIRSMVSLKGLCFGLSPTRFLQNLKQVIIKYCQQLQVIFQINELSENVQCQIALLSNLAILNLDLLPNLESIWKLEPSHQEIVSLTRLKVVTISNCDKLKTIFSPCLSQSMLHLQELTISYCDKVEQVIGFVQEEEIIEVRIPILSKLFNLLNCFSFLIASFQG